The Pseudomonas sp. R4-35-07 genome contains a region encoding:
- a CDS encoding MFS transporter — protein MTAIPTSAPVVPGRLEQMSTRIAFFIAGFGIAAWAPLVPYAKARAQLNEGTLGLLLLCLGVGSILAMPVAGVLASRFGCRRVLTAGTVLICLALPMLATVSSIPLLMAGLFLFGAGLGTVDSTVNLQAVIVERASGKTMMSGFHGLFSLGGIVGAAGVSGLLGLGLSPLQATLVVIVIMAVALLKARPHLLPYGSESSGPAFAIPHGVVLFIGCLCFIVFLAEGAVLDWSAVFLSAERGLDEAYAGLGYAAFALTMTAGRLTGDVIVRRLGATWVIVAGGTLAAAGVFLATLSPAWEMALLGYALVGAGCSNIVPVLYTAVGKQKVMPEHIAVPAITTLGYAGILAGPAVIGFIAHASSVATAFLLIGGLLAAVAISGRIVRV, from the coding sequence ATGACTGCCATCCCCACTTCCGCCCCCGTGGTTCCCGGGCGGCTGGAGCAAATGTCGACCCGTATCGCTTTTTTCATCGCTGGCTTCGGCATCGCGGCCTGGGCACCGCTGGTGCCGTACGCCAAGGCGCGCGCGCAACTCAACGAAGGCACACTTGGCCTGTTGCTATTGTGCCTGGGGGTAGGATCGATCCTCGCCATGCCCGTGGCCGGGGTGTTGGCGTCACGCTTTGGCTGCCGGCGCGTGTTGACCGCCGGCACGGTCTTGATTTGCCTGGCGTTGCCGATGCTGGCCACCGTCAGTTCGATTCCGCTGCTGATGGCAGGGTTGTTCCTGTTTGGCGCAGGGCTGGGCACGGTGGATTCGACGGTCAACCTGCAAGCGGTGATCGTTGAACGCGCCAGCGGGAAAACCATGATGTCGGGCTTCCACGGGTTGTTCAGCCTGGGTGGGATCGTCGGTGCGGCGGGAGTCTCCGGCTTGCTGGGGCTGGGCTTGTCGCCGCTGCAGGCAACCCTGGTGGTGATCGTAATCATGGCAGTGGCACTGCTCAAGGCCAGGCCGCATCTGCTCCCCTATGGCAGTGAAAGCTCAGGGCCGGCGTTTGCCATTCCTCATGGCGTGGTGCTGTTTATCGGCTGCTTGTGTTTCATCGTTTTCCTGGCCGAAGGCGCAGTACTGGACTGGAGCGCGGTGTTCCTCAGTGCCGAACGCGGCCTGGACGAAGCTTATGCGGGCCTCGGCTACGCGGCATTCGCCCTGACCATGACCGCCGGGCGCTTGACCGGTGACGTGATTGTGCGGCGCCTGGGCGCTACCTGGGTGATCGTGGCCGGTGGCACGTTGGCAGCGGCCGGTGTGTTTCTGGCCACGCTGTCCCCTGCCTGGGAAATGGCGCTGCTTGGGTATGCGCTGGTGGGCGCCGGCTGCTCCAATATCGTCCCGGTGCTTTATACCGCCGTGGGCAAACAGAAGGTGATGCCGGAACATATTGCCGTGCCCGCCATCACCACGCTGGGCTATGCGGGCATATTGGCCGGGCCGGCAGTGATCGGTTTCATTGCCCATGCCAGCAGCGTGGCAACCGCGTTCCTGCTGATCGGTGGGTTGCTGGCAGCGGTGGCGATCAGCGGCAGGATAGTGCGTGTATAA